A window of Hymenobacter aerilatus contains these coding sequences:
- a CDS encoding curli production assembly/transport protein CsgE, which produces MPAVYGQAERRAPVRANQPTKADSKLPGKQESKQLSPKKVEEALRLLLRADSLQSSRAPTGGPESSGLVVDQTVTKIGHDFYDAFYAGFEAPVGIQDFVVTISERPARGNSALVALSVNNEDLLEFPLQPRQELVEEAAAQAIALAVEYLQISQDISRQLEQGERRVLEVY; this is translated from the coding sequence ATGCCTGCTGTCTATGGTCAGGCCGAGCGCCGGGCACCGGTGCGGGCAAATCAACCCACGAAGGCCGATTCCAAGCTGCCGGGCAAGCAGGAAAGTAAGCAGCTCTCCCCCAAAAAGGTAGAGGAAGCCTTGCGCCTGCTGCTCCGCGCCGATTCTCTTCAGTCTAGCCGAGCACCCACCGGCGGCCCCGAGTCGAGCGGGTTGGTGGTAGACCAAACGGTGACGAAAATCGGCCACGATTTCTACGATGCCTTCTATGCCGGTTTTGAAGCTCCTGTGGGCATACAGGATTTTGTAGTAACCATCAGCGAACGGCCGGCGCGCGGCAACTCGGCTCTGGTAGCACTGAGCGTCAACAACGAAGACTTGCTCGAATTTCCGTTGCAGCCGCGTCAAGAACTAGTAGAGGAAGCCGCCGCACAGGCTATTGCGCTGGCAGTGGAATACCTGCAAATCAGCCAGGATATTAGCCGTCAGCTAGAACAGGGCGAGCGGCGCGTCTTAGAAGTGTATTAG
- the csgH gene encoding curli-like amyloid fiber formation chaperone CsgH translates to MLLSILHLLVLGCLLTYQGREIPCEAKLLLEHDETELHITGYCRSQSSQPASYRYELQVAKRSRGGQATSRQSGEFEVMPGQTVRLSHVAVNAGSAYTGQLRIYTRAGVLLARDSVGQTTPTP, encoded by the coding sequence ATGCTGTTATCTATACTACACTTATTGGTGCTTGGCTGCCTGTTGACCTATCAGGGTAGGGAAATACCTTGTGAGGCGAAACTCTTACTGGAGCATGACGAAACCGAACTGCATATCACTGGCTACTGCCGTAGTCAGAGCAGCCAGCCAGCCAGCTACCGCTACGAGCTACAGGTGGCAAAAAGAAGTCGGGGCGGACAAGCAACAAGCCGGCAAAGTGGCGAGTTTGAGGTGATGCCCGGGCAAACGGTGCGCTTGTCACACGTGGCAGTAAATGCAGGTAGCGCCTACACCGGCCAGTTGCGCATATACACACGCGCTGGTGTGCTGCTGGCCCGCGATTCAGTGGGGCAAACCACCCCGACCCCTTAA
- a CDS encoding phospho-sugar mutase: MALSPDVQQKIDTWLTGNYDATTKADIQQLVATGQEDALNDAFYRDLEFGTGGLRGVMGAGSNRMNRYTLGMATQGLSNYLLRSFGGQEIKVAIAHDSRNNSKEFARIAADIFSANGITVYLFDALRPTPELSFAIRYLGCQSGCVITASHNPKEYNGFKVYWNDGAQVVAPHDKNIIEEVQNIRSVDEVKFQADESKIQLIGQDLDDAYLRQVQQLSINPAAIERQSDLKIVFTPLHGTGITLVPQALERFGFRNVHVVQEQATPDGNFPTVQSPNPEEKVAMQLALDQAKALDADIVLATDPDADRVGMAVKNDKGEWVLLNGNQTAALLTQYILSARKQAGKMTDQDFIVYTIVTSDVLGDIANRYQVKAYNTLTGFKYIAGIIRELEGRETYICGGEESYGFMIGDFVRDKDAISACALVAEMAAVAKDKGRTLYEEMVQMYADYGLYKEHLISLTKKGQRGAEEIQEMMRELRANPPATIAGSPVVEIRDYKTGKITDKRTGQTTDTGLESSNVLQFLTEDGSKISARPSGTEPKIKFYFSVKQPLKSTVDFELADRTLDQRIQAIIEDMQLK; encoded by the coding sequence ATGGCTCTCTCCCCCGACGTTCAGCAGAAAATAGATACCTGGCTTACTGGCAACTACGACGCAACTACCAAAGCCGACATTCAGCAGCTAGTAGCTACCGGCCAGGAAGATGCGCTCAACGACGCGTTCTACCGCGACCTGGAATTTGGTACCGGCGGCCTGCGCGGCGTAATGGGCGCGGGTTCTAACCGCATGAACCGCTATACACTGGGCATGGCCACGCAGGGCCTGAGCAACTATCTGCTGCGCTCGTTTGGCGGCCAAGAAATTAAAGTGGCCATTGCCCACGACTCGCGCAACAACAGCAAAGAGTTTGCGCGCATTGCGGCTGATATTTTCTCGGCCAACGGCATCACGGTGTATCTGTTCGATGCCCTACGCCCTACCCCGGAGCTGTCGTTTGCCATTCGCTACCTGGGCTGCCAGAGTGGCTGCGTTATCACGGCTTCGCACAACCCTAAAGAGTACAACGGCTTTAAGGTGTACTGGAACGACGGTGCGCAAGTGGTAGCCCCGCACGACAAAAACATCATCGAGGAAGTGCAAAACATCCGGTCGGTAGACGAGGTGAAGTTCCAGGCCGATGAGTCGAAAATCCAGTTGATTGGGCAGGATCTGGACGATGCCTACCTCCGGCAGGTGCAGCAACTCAGCATCAACCCAGCCGCTATTGAGCGCCAGTCGGACCTGAAAATTGTGTTTACCCCGTTGCACGGTACGGGCATTACGCTGGTGCCGCAGGCACTGGAGCGCTTCGGCTTCCGCAACGTGCACGTAGTGCAGGAGCAGGCTACCCCCGATGGCAACTTCCCCACGGTGCAGTCGCCGAACCCCGAGGAAAAAGTGGCCATGCAATTGGCGCTGGATCAAGCAAAAGCCCTCGATGCCGACATCGTACTAGCCACTGACCCCGACGCCGACCGCGTAGGCATGGCCGTGAAAAACGATAAAGGCGAATGGGTGCTGCTGAACGGCAACCAAACGGCTGCCCTGCTCACGCAGTACATCCTCTCGGCGCGCAAGCAAGCCGGCAAGATGACCGATCAGGACTTCATCGTGTACACCATCGTGACTAGCGACGTGCTTGGTGACATTGCCAACCGCTACCAGGTGAAGGCCTACAACACGCTCACGGGCTTCAAGTACATTGCCGGTATCATCCGCGAGCTGGAGGGTAGGGAAACCTATATCTGCGGCGGCGAGGAAAGCTACGGCTTCATGATTGGCGACTTTGTACGCGATAAAGACGCTATATCGGCGTGCGCACTGGTGGCCGAAATGGCAGCCGTGGCCAAAGACAAAGGCCGCACGCTATACGAGGAAATGGTGCAGATGTACGCCGACTATGGCCTCTACAAAGAGCACCTGATTTCGCTGACCAAAAAGGGCCAACGCGGCGCTGAGGAAATTCAGGAAATGATGCGCGAACTGCGCGCCAATCCGCCCGCTACCATCGCCGGCTCGCCGGTAGTGGAAATTCGGGACTACAAAACCGGTAAAATCACGGACAAGCGCACCGGCCAAACCACCGATACCGGCCTGGAAAGCAGCAACGTACTGCAATTCCTAACCGAAGACGGCAGCAAAATCTCGGCCCGTCCTAGCGGCACCGAGCCAAAAATCAAGTTCTACTTCAGCGTGAAGCAGCCGTTGAAATCAACCGTTGATTTCGAGCTGGCTGACCGCACCCTGGATCAGCGCATTCAGGCAATTATCGAGGATATGCAGTTGAAGTAG
- a CDS encoding CsgG/HfaB family protein, protein MKLRLFHYLPIACGLLLAGCTPYFHQPFSTERARLGAEVNGNREMRDLPAPKSRTVVAVYKFRDQTGQYKPQLNGSSFSTAITQGATTILLKALEESGWFDPIERENLGNLLNERKIIRSTRAEFAEQTGVKQPALPPLLFAGVILEGGIISYDANMLTGGAGLRYFGAGASGQYRQDRVTVYLRAISTSTGQILKTVYTSKTILSQQVDASLFRFVKFKRLLETETGFTYNEPSEMAVKDAIEKAVQALVFEGIQLNLWSVQDSTERTGSKMMAYVREREYGLRYDVLGRQVLERHPALHATLTAGAQRYAGDFANPRITPAVQGKLSYQLEGGRWLPFVAAGGGRLATQRFFDQTIFYAEAGVQMRVLPTDRLSPYLTLAGGATQHGLGNDAGPRGVVPHATLGVGLEYQLSGKWYATGSADGRLFLRDNIDGAAVGQYNDNTTSLQVGLTYMVGSPKKRSKAYKE, encoded by the coding sequence ATGAAGCTACGTCTATTCCACTACCTACCTATCGCATGCGGTCTACTTCTGGCGGGCTGCACGCCTTATTTTCATCAGCCGTTCAGCACGGAGCGTGCCCGGCTGGGTGCCGAGGTGAACGGCAACCGCGAAATGCGGGATCTGCCAGCGCCTAAGTCCCGTACGGTGGTGGCCGTATACAAATTCCGCGACCAGACCGGCCAGTACAAGCCCCAGCTCAACGGTTCCAGCTTTTCTACAGCCATTACGCAGGGCGCTACCACCATCCTACTGAAAGCCCTGGAGGAGTCAGGGTGGTTTGACCCTATCGAGCGCGAAAATCTGGGCAACCTGCTCAACGAGCGTAAAATCATTCGTTCTACCCGCGCCGAGTTTGCCGAGCAAACGGGTGTGAAGCAGCCCGCCCTACCCCCTTTGCTGTTTGCGGGCGTGATTCTGGAAGGCGGTATCATCTCCTACGACGCCAATATGCTGACGGGTGGAGCTGGCCTGCGCTACTTTGGAGCCGGCGCCTCGGGGCAGTACCGGCAGGACCGCGTGACGGTATACCTGCGAGCCATCAGTACCAGTACCGGCCAGATTCTGAAGACCGTATACACATCTAAAACCATTCTGTCGCAGCAGGTGGATGCCAGCCTATTTCGCTTTGTGAAGTTCAAACGGCTGCTAGAAACCGAAACGGGCTTCACCTACAACGAGCCCAGCGAAATGGCCGTGAAGGATGCCATTGAAAAGGCCGTGCAGGCCCTTGTTTTCGAAGGTATCCAGCTGAATCTGTGGTCGGTGCAGGATTCTACGGAACGCACCGGTAGCAAAATGATGGCTTACGTACGGGAGCGGGAGTACGGCCTGCGGTACGATGTGCTGGGTAGGCAGGTACTGGAGCGCCACCCCGCTTTGCATGCTACCCTCACGGCGGGCGCCCAGCGCTACGCCGGCGACTTTGCCAACCCACGCATCACCCCTGCGGTACAGGGCAAGCTGTCGTACCAGTTGGAAGGCGGACGCTGGCTACCCTTTGTAGCGGCTGGCGGTGGCCGATTGGCCACGCAACGCTTCTTCGACCAAACGATTTTCTACGCTGAGGCAGGGGTGCAAATGCGCGTGCTGCCTACCGACAGGCTCTCGCCCTACCTGACGCTAGCCGGTGGAGCCACCCAACACGGCCTCGGTAACGACGCTGGGCCCCGTGGGGTAGTGCCCCACGCTACCCTGGGCGTGGGTTTGGAATATCAGCTCAGTGGGAAGTGGTACGCCACGGGTAGCGCCGACGGCCGTTTATTTCTGCGCGATAATATAGATGGCGCGGCTGTGGGGCAATACAACGATAATACTACCTCTTTACAAGTGGGGCTTACCTACATGGTGGGCAGTCCAAAAAAACGGAGCAAAGCCTACAAAGAGTAG
- a CDS encoding o-succinylbenzoate synthase, whose translation MLTLRYSRRPLRFKFPARTSRGALTEHVAWYLHVHDTTQPHVVGLGEAAPLAGLSPDYDPRFEAHLQALCAEVNRQALPALLPDAAHQWVGEDLPALRFALETALLDLQHGGRRLLYDTSFSRGEVGLPINGLVWMGDAAFMREQIQKKLAEGYTCLKLKIGSLDFATELQLLREIRTVAGPEVLTLRVDANGAFTPANALAKLEALSEFALHSIEQPIAAGQWSEMARICRESPVPVALDEELIGVPEGQETALLTEVRPAYVILKPTLLGGLQRTLQWMQAAGPLGIGWWLTSALESNVGLNAISQFAGHYVTDGFPQGLGTGQLYHNNVAAPLHIREGALHYNPQGMWEMPG comes from the coding sequence ATGCTCACGCTTCGCTACTCCCGTCGCCCGCTTCGTTTCAAATTTCCGGCCCGCACCTCGCGGGGTGCCCTCACCGAGCACGTGGCTTGGTACCTGCACGTGCACGATACCACCCAGCCCCACGTGGTAGGGCTGGGCGAAGCTGCGCCGCTGGCTGGCCTGAGCCCGGATTATGACCCCCGCTTCGAAGCGCACCTGCAAGCGCTGTGCGCTGAGGTCAACCGCCAAGCCCTGCCAGCTTTGCTACCCGACGCCGCGCACCAGTGGGTAGGGGAAGACTTGCCAGCCCTGCGCTTTGCCCTCGAAACGGCCCTGCTCGACCTGCAACACGGCGGCCGGCGCCTGCTCTACGATACGTCCTTTAGCCGAGGCGAAGTAGGCCTACCCATCAACGGCTTGGTGTGGATGGGCGACGCGGCCTTTATGCGCGAGCAAATCCAGAAAAAGCTAGCCGAGGGCTACACCTGCCTGAAGCTGAAAATCGGTAGCCTGGATTTTGCCACGGAGCTGCAACTGCTGCGCGAAATCAGGACCGTAGCCGGGCCCGAGGTGCTGACGCTACGCGTAGATGCCAACGGCGCCTTCACCCCCGCCAACGCGCTGGCCAAGCTGGAGGCTCTGAGCGAGTTTGCGCTTCACTCCATCGAGCAGCCCATTGCTGCGGGGCAGTGGTCCGAAATGGCCCGCATCTGCCGCGAGTCGCCGGTGCCGGTGGCGCTGGATGAGGAGCTGATTGGTGTGCCCGAAGGTCAGGAAACGGCGCTGCTCACGGAAGTCAGGCCGGCTTACGTTATTCTGAAGCCTACCCTGCTGGGCGGCTTGCAACGCACGCTGCAATGGATGCAGGCAGCCGGTCCGCTAGGCATCGGCTGGTGGCTGACCTCAGCCTTGGAATCCAATGTGGGGCTGAACGCCATCAGTCAGTTTGCCGGGCACTACGTAACGGATGGCTTTCCGCAGGGGCTGGGCACGGGCCAGCTGTACCACAATAATGTGGCGGCGCCGCTGCACATCCGGGAAGGAGCGTTGCATTATAATCCGCAGGGGATGTGGGAAATGCCGGGGTAG
- a CDS encoding KGG domain-containing protein: MQTNATPTSPSRRPAQRRATKTVTKSPRGFAAMDPEQQRRIASEGGKASHASGRGHRFTSEEARAAGRKGGMASRTRPSTATR; this comes from the coding sequence ATGCAAACCAACGCCACTCCAACCTCGCCCTCGCGTCGTCCGGCGCAGCGCCGGGCCACCAAAACGGTTACGAAGAGCCCTCGTGGTTTTGCCGCTATGGATCCTGAGCAGCAGCGCCGTATTGCTAGCGAAGGCGGCAAAGCCTCGCACGCCAGCGGCCGCGGCCACCGCTTCACCTCCGAAGAAGCCCGTGCTGCCGGCCGCAAAGGTGGTATGGCTAGCCGTACGCGTCCATCTACAGCTACTCGCTAG
- a CDS encoding aspartyl protease family protein, with protein sequence MLLSQAITLIFQGSRLWLLVALLLSAGPLVAQEKPAFQFERPRARRISLPFLLQRNLIIVSARLNGQGPYNFLLDSGVGISILTDPAVKNFLQLRTGEEIRLMGAGESEQPLLAYRVDSVLVQLPGAVAPALTFFAISEDVLNLSAYVGMPIHGILGYDVFQSFVVEVHTDPALLYLHDPVRYRTPRSRRWARVPLTLRANRMYLTTAVQLNDTLTMPLKLLLDTGAGHALSLETGSAANIPLPEHRLRAQLGLGLSGNINGYLARVKSMQLGRYQVQSLLTSFPDAQEVRLKASVPRDGGLGFELLKRFSTIIDYRRSQLLLRPNALYHDPFEHDMSGIELLAVGNDYRRYLILKVEPGSPAATAGLQPDDELLIINMQPTGNMTLTQISRLLHSGDQRELVIIVRRASGELYSTSLRLRRQI encoded by the coding sequence ATGCTCCTCTCTCAAGCAATTACGCTGATTTTTCAGGGTAGCCGTTTGTGGCTGCTGGTGGCGTTGCTGCTGAGCGCCGGGCCATTGGTAGCGCAGGAAAAGCCAGCGTTTCAGTTCGAGCGGCCGCGGGCGCGTCGCATCAGCCTACCCTTTCTGTTGCAGCGCAATCTAATTATCGTGAGTGCCCGCCTCAACGGGCAGGGCCCCTATAACTTCCTGCTCGATTCGGGGGTAGGGATTTCCATTCTCACCGATCCGGCCGTGAAAAACTTCCTGCAGTTACGCACGGGGGAGGAAATCCGGCTGATGGGCGCCGGCGAGTCGGAACAGCCGTTGCTGGCCTACCGCGTGGATAGCGTACTGGTGCAGCTGCCGGGTGCCGTGGCCCCGGCCCTCACGTTTTTCGCCATTTCGGAAGACGTGCTCAACTTGTCGGCCTACGTAGGAATGCCCATTCACGGCATTTTGGGGTATGATGTATTTCAGAGCTTTGTGGTGGAAGTACACACCGACCCGGCGCTGCTCTACCTCCACGACCCAGTCCGGTACCGGACGCCCCGCTCGCGGCGGTGGGCACGCGTACCGCTGACGCTGCGGGCCAACCGCATGTACTTAACCACCGCCGTACAGCTCAACGATACGCTGACGATGCCCCTGAAGCTGCTGCTGGACACGGGCGCGGGCCATGCCCTGTCACTGGAAACCGGCTCAGCGGCCAATATTCCATTACCCGAGCATCGCCTGCGGGCGCAGCTGGGGCTGGGCCTTAGTGGCAACATTAATGGCTACCTGGCCCGGGTAAAGAGCATGCAGCTGGGGCGCTACCAAGTGCAGTCGTTGCTCACGTCGTTTCCCGACGCGCAGGAAGTACGCCTGAAAGCCTCCGTACCGCGCGACGGGGGCCTGGGCTTTGAGTTGCTCAAGCGCTTCTCCACCATCATCGACTACCGGCGTAGTCAGCTGCTGCTACGTCCCAATGCCCTCTACCACGACCCCTTCGAGCACGATATGAGCGGCATCGAGCTGCTGGCCGTGGGCAACGACTACCGGCGCTACCTTATTCTGAAGGTAGAACCCGGCTCGCCTGCTGCCACCGCCGGCCTGCAACCCGACGACGAGCTGCTCATCATTAACATGCAACCTACCGGCAACATGACGCTCACACAAATCAGCCGCCTGCTACACTCCGGCGACCAGCGCGAGCTAGTAATTATCGTGCGCCGCGCCAGCGGGGAGTTGTATTCTACTAGCCTGCGTCTGAGAAGGCAGATATGA
- a CDS encoding ABC-F family ATP-binding cassette domain-containing protein has translation MNLLSAENISKNYADRWLFRDLNFGLQQGQRVALVGINGTGKTTLLRILAGIEPGDTGSVSVRKDTRVAFLGQQPVFDENLTVEETIFASQNATLAAIRDYEHVVNDPNHSPNELQRVLELMDAHNAWDYDSQVKQILGRLGILGELLARKVSNLSGGQRKRVALARVLIEEPDVLILDEPTNHLDLDTIEWLENRLASPTLTLLMVTHDRYFLDKVANEIVELDQGRVHRYQGNYSYFVEKKAEREQMETVEVEKARNLLRKELEWMRRQPQARGTKQKARIDAFYETQEKAKTKIGGPQLELSVKTTRQGGKIIEVEHLHKQFGDHVVLNDFSYVFKKKDRIGLIGPNGAGKSTLLNMLTGRLAPDSGTVDAGQTTVFGYYTQTELEFDDSQRVIDIVKEVAEVVEMANGDVVTASQFLQHFQFPPAQQYTLVSKLSGGEKRRLQLLRVLIKNPNFLILDEPTNDLDIITLNILEDFLLNFQGCLLIVSHDRYFMDALVEHVFVLEPGGVMHNFPGNYTDYREWQKEHNTAEYQQQAAKTAKAAAGVAPAATPVAPAPTPAAAPKRKASFAEKKEYETLEADMEKLETEKQQLIEKLSSGTGTPQELADWAARLKKIDSELDEKGERWLELAEIV, from the coding sequence ATGAATCTGCTTTCCGCTGAGAATATCTCGAAAAATTACGCCGACCGTTGGCTGTTCCGCGACCTGAACTTTGGCCTACAACAAGGGCAGCGCGTGGCGCTGGTTGGCATCAATGGCACTGGCAAAACCACGCTGCTGCGCATTTTAGCCGGTATTGAGCCCGGCGACACCGGCTCGGTGAGCGTGCGCAAGGATACCCGCGTGGCCTTTTTGGGTCAGCAGCCGGTGTTTGATGAAAACCTGACGGTAGAGGAAACCATCTTTGCCAGCCAAAACGCTACCCTGGCGGCCATCCGCGACTACGAGCACGTGGTGAACGACCCCAACCACTCGCCCAACGAGCTGCAACGGGTGCTGGAACTGATGGATGCCCACAACGCCTGGGACTACGACTCGCAGGTGAAGCAGATTCTGGGTCGGCTGGGCATTCTGGGCGAGTTGCTGGCGCGCAAGGTCAGTAACTTGTCGGGTGGACAACGCAAGCGCGTGGCCCTGGCCCGCGTGCTGATCGAGGAGCCCGACGTGCTAATCCTGGACGAGCCCACCAACCACCTCGACCTCGATACGATTGAGTGGCTCGAAAACCGTCTGGCCTCCCCTACCCTGACGCTGCTGATGGTAACCCACGACCGCTATTTCCTGGATAAAGTAGCCAACGAAATTGTGGAGCTGGACCAAGGCCGCGTGCACCGCTACCAGGGCAACTACTCCTATTTTGTGGAGAAGAAAGCCGAGCGCGAGCAAATGGAAACCGTGGAGGTGGAGAAGGCCCGCAACCTGCTGCGCAAGGAGCTGGAATGGATGCGCCGCCAACCTCAGGCCCGCGGTACCAAGCAAAAAGCCCGCATCGACGCGTTCTACGAAACGCAGGAGAAAGCCAAAACCAAGATTGGTGGCCCGCAGCTAGAGCTATCTGTGAAAACGACCCGCCAGGGCGGCAAAATCATTGAGGTAGAGCACTTGCACAAGCAGTTTGGCGACCATGTGGTGCTGAACGATTTCAGCTACGTCTTCAAGAAAAAGGACCGCATCGGTCTGATTGGCCCTAATGGCGCGGGCAAGTCTACCCTGCTCAACATGCTCACGGGCCGCTTAGCCCCCGATTCGGGCACGGTGGATGCTGGTCAGACCACTGTATTTGGCTACTACACCCAAACCGAGCTGGAGTTCGATGACTCGCAGCGGGTAATTGATATTGTGAAGGAAGTGGCCGAGGTAGTGGAAATGGCCAATGGCGACGTGGTGACGGCGTCGCAGTTCTTGCAGCACTTCCAGTTTCCGCCGGCTCAGCAGTATACGCTGGTGAGCAAGCTGAGCGGAGGCGAAAAGCGCCGCTTGCAGCTCTTGCGCGTGCTCATCAAGAACCCCAACTTCCTGATTCTGGACGAGCCGACGAACGATCTGGACATCATTACGCTGAATATCCTGGAGGATTTTCTACTGAACTTCCAAGGGTGTCTGCTCATCGTATCGCACGACCGCTACTTTATGGATGCACTGGTGGAGCACGTGTTTGTGCTGGAGCCGGGCGGCGTGATGCACAACTTCCCCGGCAACTACACCGATTACCGCGAGTGGCAAAAGGAGCACAACACGGCTGAATACCAGCAGCAAGCTGCCAAAACGGCGAAGGCCGCCGCAGGCGTGGCGCCGGCTGCCACCCCGGTTGCTCCTGCCCCTACCCCAGCAGCGGCCCCCAAACGCAAGGCCTCCTTTGCCGAGAAGAAAGAATACGAAACCCTGGAAGCTGATATGGAGAAGCTGGAAACCGAAAAGCAGCAACTCATAGAAAAGCTCAGCAGCGGTACCGGCACTCCACAAGAGCTAGCCGACTGGGCTGCCCGTCTCAAGAAAATCGATTCGGAGCTGGACGAGAAGGGCGAGCGGTGGCTGGAACTAGCCGAGATTGTGTAG
- a CDS encoding carboxypeptidase-like regulatory domain-containing protein: MYYGNVAGVLRDARTNQPLANVAISTTPATSAVVTDAQGNFLLERVPTGRVAITASKTEYQQATTTITVEENQTAQVAIILTKSQAAAAPAAPTRPAPADQATVPGPDVTLEWHPVRPAPLSDSLRYDVLLYESNSAVRRQLLTNSRDTTVRATGLRYNTTYFWQVTVRNANGAATRSNLWSFTTEALPDNRYLYARQVNGNTDIYSSNATGSTLLRLTTSAFVETAPRLSPNRDRIAYASNATGQYQLYTMNRDGSEPRQVTQLPIEGYFNFGTGYCWSPDGSQLLYSSYNKLYRINRDGTGLVLVATAPPDRHFRECDWTSQGNRIVVQTVGVSIYDAELYYLQPDGTGLTLAVGNLPGRLDSPSFSIDGRRLLYTRDVDGFDDVTGRQLNAHIFSQRLDGSDVVDISAGTNASNGTNNSKPIGFNDILPQYAPDGSKIIFVQVNNVARSVPEVWTVELNGSNRVRLFENATYPDWK, from the coding sequence GTGTATTATGGAAACGTAGCAGGCGTGCTACGCGACGCCCGCACCAACCAACCTCTGGCCAACGTGGCTATCAGCACAACGCCCGCTACCTCGGCCGTTGTAACCGATGCCCAGGGAAATTTTCTGTTGGAGCGAGTACCTACCGGGCGCGTCGCCATCACCGCTTCCAAAACTGAATATCAGCAGGCCACCACCACCATTACGGTAGAGGAAAATCAGACGGCTCAGGTAGCCATCATTCTCACGAAAAGCCAGGCTGCTGCTGCGCCCGCCGCACCTACTCGGCCCGCGCCCGCCGACCAAGCTACCGTGCCCGGTCCCGACGTCACGCTGGAGTGGCACCCAGTGCGCCCCGCACCCCTCAGCGACTCCCTACGTTACGATGTGCTGCTCTACGAAAGTAACTCCGCCGTCCGCCGTCAGCTGCTCACCAACTCGCGCGACACCACCGTGCGCGCCACGGGGTTACGTTACAATACCACCTACTTCTGGCAGGTAACGGTACGAAACGCAAACGGCGCCGCCACGCGCTCCAACCTATGGAGCTTCACCACGGAAGCGCTGCCCGATAACCGCTACCTGTATGCCCGCCAGGTAAACGGCAATACAGACATCTACTCATCTAATGCCACCGGCAGCACGCTGCTACGTCTCACCACTTCTGCTTTCGTAGAAACTGCGCCCCGCCTAAGTCCCAACCGCGACCGGATAGCCTATGCTTCCAACGCCACCGGGCAGTATCAGCTGTACACGATGAACCGAGATGGGTCTGAGCCGCGTCAAGTGACGCAATTACCTATAGAAGGCTATTTCAATTTCGGCACGGGCTACTGTTGGTCGCCAGACGGGTCGCAGCTGTTATACAGCAGCTACAACAAGCTATACCGAATCAACCGCGATGGTACAGGCCTGGTGCTGGTAGCCACTGCGCCTCCCGACCGCCACTTCCGGGAGTGCGACTGGACCAGCCAAGGCAATCGTATTGTGGTACAAACCGTAGGCGTCAGTATCTACGATGCTGAGCTGTATTACCTCCAACCAGACGGTACTGGCCTGACGCTTGCCGTTGGAAACTTGCCCGGCCGCCTCGATTCGCCCTCGTTTAGTATCGACGGGCGCCGCCTGCTCTACACCCGCGACGTAGACGGATTCGACGACGTTACCGGCCGGCAGCTCAACGCGCATATCTTTTCGCAGCGCCTGGATGGTAGCGATGTAGTAGATATATCAGCGGGCACGAATGCAAGTAACGGCACCAATAACAGCAAGCCCATTGGGTTCAACGACATACTGCCGCAGTATGCACCAGATGGTAGTAAAATTATCTTCGTGCAAGTGAATAACGTGGCGCGCTCCGTGCCGGAGGTGTGGACAGTTGAATTGAACGGTTCCAACCGAGTGCGGCTGTTTGAAAATGCAACCTATCCCGATTGGAAATAG
- a CDS encoding curli production assembly/transport component CsgF translates to MRILRVCLVLLSVYLLPGFAHAQDFIYEPKNPNFGGGNSFNYSWMLSAATAQDTNKDPNAGRAQTPTDPLADFAAGLNRQILSQLTDRFITSQFGQGGSVRAGTYQVGGYQIQVTPGSAGVVIQISDPATGNQTTVTIPNIP, encoded by the coding sequence ATGAGAATACTCCGCGTTTGTCTTGTTCTGCTGAGTGTGTACCTGCTGCCGGGGTTTGCGCACGCGCAGGACTTTATTTATGAGCCGAAGAACCCAAACTTTGGGGGCGGCAACTCTTTCAACTATTCCTGGATGCTGAGCGCCGCCACGGCTCAGGACACCAACAAAGACCCGAACGCCGGCCGTGCGCAAACCCCCACCGACCCGCTGGCTGACTTCGCGGCGGGCCTCAACCGGCAGATTCTGAGCCAGCTGACCGACCGCTTCATTACCTCGCAGTTTGGGCAGGGAGGCAGCGTACGAGCAGGTACCTACCAGGTAGGCGGTTACCAGATTCAGGTGACACCGGGGAGTGCGGGAGTGGTCATTCAGATTTCCGACCCGGCAACCGGCAACCAGACGACCGTTACTATCCCCAACATTCCGTAA